The nucleotide window gcaaattttatgacaaattattaaaatttgattttttttaatttttcatatttaacagtcctcgaagtaaactttctaaatctaatgatatatgtacttaaagtgtatgtagctgggatgaaaataatttttcccaaaaagacctagttttttttgtgtgttttggggaaaaaatccatatcttcaatacaaaaggtcaaaattgtcaattgattatcgacttttcattccagctacatacacttaaagtacatgtcattagatacgagtatataaagtttacttcgaggactgttaaatatcaaaaatatcaatttttaatcatttgccataaaatgtgtattatatcgcgaattaaaaaaaatcaaaattatttgatatcaaaggacattcttcgtattccgaatgaaattcgatatctctgaagtgctctcatgtccaaatgttcataccacaTCCCTTAATATGAATTGGTTAAATCTCAACCTTTCGTTTGTTACTATGATGAATACTATTGTCATTTATATACAGGTAGTACTGAAGTTCCAACTCGGAAGCAGCTAGATACATTTacaattacaaatacaaatatcgTCCACATCTTAAGCAGTCCTTACGGCATGTACTTTGACCCGAGTCAATGGACGGAAATTATTGCAAGCGATGTTACAATTAAGTGTTCTTCTAGTTGGTACTGTATTTACTTCTCGCGAGCGTTTGAGAAACTCTCCCTTTACAAAGCAGATTTAACGGATGCGTTTTATGGACTGCAGGTTTATACTACACCGTTAGTAATATCTCAAAGCAGCTTTTATGATATGCACGTTGGAATAGATTTTTCAGGTGGTACAGCTATCATCAGCAACAGAACTATGACAATTGAGGACACTCGCTTCGGTTCTATGTCACAGGCGCTGTACATTGCTGACTCGTACAGTGCAAATGTTGCTGCTAACATTGCTGTACACTGGCTAATAAGAAACTGTACATTTAGCAATGCGCAATATGAAGGTATAATAATAAGCTCTCGATCATCTATTAGTTCTAACATGGTAATACCAAGATTTACTATCGAAAGCTGCgatttttttgaaacatttgaaacGACCATTTACGTCTCTTATGGAACTGTGTTTAATATACTTATTTCGAACAACATCTTTCGTGAGAATCAAGGTACCATAGTAAACATAGAAAGAGCTGATACATATTCTAGCTTATCTGTCATCAACAATATATTTGAAGCGAATGAAGCAAAAGTACTTAGAGTACCAAACGAATTGCCAAGGTGTCACATAAAGGATAATGTATTTTTGAATAACTCTGCTCCTTATATAGTGGAATATTTTGAAAGAGTGCCATTATCTTCAGCAATGACTTCTGATTTCGAACATATTTTCCATGGTAACTCGTTAACAGGGAATTTTCCAACAGGTACTTCGGGTGACCATGGGCTGACATGTACTATCATCACGCGACACTTGAGTGGAATCTTCCAATACAATATCTTCGAAAATGAAGGGTTTCTGTTCGAGTTCTGCATAGGACGATTTACGTTTTATAATGTTAGTGCGTCTTTGGATGCCACTTTTAATGATTGGAATGCTGGCAACGATTCAGAGATAGCTCAAAAGATTTTTGACATAAACGACTGGAATGATAGACCAGGTGTTACcttttcaccatcattaacttctGAAAGTAATTCTTTGGGGATATCTTTACATGACAGTCTTGGCGAAAGTCAGCCATTAGGAGGAATGCTACTGCAAGATGAAACCCTAACAGCCTCTGAAAGTCCTTATTTCGTGCGGTCTGATATCACTATTCCGGACAATGTAACATTGACAATTGGACAAGGAGTAGAAATGAGGTTCGCGCCAAATATTGGAATACTCGTCATGGGTTCTCTGATTGCTCGCGGCAGTTACAACGACCGTATTGTAATGACTGCAGCTAATTTAAATTACACAGATATTTCTTGGGGTAATATACGTTTACAAGACGGCCCATCACTGTGGCATGGACGACTTGAAATATATTTGAATGGAGAATGGGGAACAGTTTGCGACGATTACTGGGACTCAAACGATGCTCGAGTGGTTTGCCGTCAACTCGGTATGGGATCACCCGTTTCCTATCTTAGTAGGGATTTTACTGGGACACCACCTGATAGGATTTGGCTTGATGATGTACGGTGCACAGGAAGTGAAACCATGCTCTCTGGATGCCCATCAAGAGGAGTTGGGATACATGATTGTGGTCACCATGAAGACGTCGGCTTAGAATGTGAGAATGGACTATGGGGCGGAATTCGAATTATTGGAAACCAGGAGGTAGATGAACCAAAATCTATTCTTGAGTACGTTGATATTATAAATACTGGCTATCTTCACAACGAACCCTACCCTGGATTATTCATTAGGCACGCCAGTCCACAAATTAACAACGTCAACATCTTAAATTCGTCTTCGGATGGGATCTTGACGGATACACCAGTAACTGACTTTAAACTACAAAATGTAACCGTCAAAAATACTAAAAGCGGCGTAGTGCTTCTAAAAGTTGGAAACGTAATGCTGGATCTCGATAATGTAACTACAGTCGAAAACAAAGAGACTGGTTTAGTGGTACATGAAGAAGATGACAATTCTGCATTTTCTTTATGTTATTTCAAAACCATTCCGATTTGTGGACCGGAAACTGAGAATCTAATCATGGTAGACAGGTCTGCCGATCTGCATTTGCACAATCCCCCTAAACAGAATTATGGCTCTGCTACGTGTACTGTTCTAATTCAATCTATCAGAAATGAGACTCTTGTTCTTCAGGTATACATACCTCCTAAGTATTGGTATAACTACATAAACATATACGACCATGAAACATCTAAACATTTAGGCACAGCGACATATTACTATGCATATCATGTAACGGTTGTATCGCCCCCAGAAACCAGGACTTTGCGTATATATTCCTACCACGCTCAACGCTATGGACAAGAGGCATATATCAGGATAACAACTTCGGATAAGAACAGTAAGTAGAGTGATAATGGACTTTTGTTATATGTATCGTTGATTGTATGAACAGCAGAAATGAGCAATGTTCTTTAAGTCTGCTCTGCTATAGTAGCctacaaaattcaaataattcttTTTCATCTTATCAATGTTCCTGGTCTTTATGATGCAAAGTTTAGTAGTCAGTCGATCGAATGAACAAACACAGTGATTCTGAATAATTACCGAAAGATAAACGTGATACAGTTTGTATACTCTCATACATTCATGTGATGGACAGGTCATTTAGTTGTAAGCTATTTGAAGCTAGAAAGACCCCTGGTCTCTGTTGTGATCGCTGGTCCTAGTCCTggtatttttggtgaaattggatACAATGGAAATTGCTTCAAAGAATTAATATTTGCATTCAGTCTTCTTGTGAATAAAAATAATCTGTATATCTAAATACGGCCATATTTGGGAACGAACTATAAACTTTAACACAAGGCACATTTTCATATCAAGAAACTTCCAGCGATATTTTAGTTCTAAATATTTCGATGCCTTTAAGGTCGTGGTAAGACCTACCTTTCGCACGGCACAGTATACTTAACtctttgcttattttgtttttactacaCGTGTCCATTTGCAGGATTGGTGAAACATACGATCCGTGATTCCATTGTTGCAGAAAACAAAAGAGGAGGAATAACGTACAACATCGTACCTAATGGACTGATATATGGGGTCTCTACTATGTTGCCTTATTCGTGTCGCATATATATAGAAAGATGTCAGTTCTTATCAAACGAGGCATCTGTTGGTGACCATGTGATCGCATTTAGAATTAATGGCGAGTCTCGCTTCAATATGGAGAACTGCTTAATGAACGGGAACACTAAATTGGGAGGAATCGAGCTGTATTTGGATGACGACTCGTACAGTAACAAAACTATGCATCGTATTCTAAACAACGAGTTCAAGTACAACACACAAGGCGAAGGTATGGTATTTGTGGAAGGGATAGGTAGCAATTTAGGAGATTTTATTCAAATTCACGGCAATCTTCTTCTTCACAACACTCCCATAGATACAGCGAGTATGGTTGAATTCAATGGAGTATATGTCAACTTGGACAGTAACACAGCGTATAATAACACGGGAAAACGGTTGCTTTTAATTAAGCAAGGAACTATACCACCTGAACCTCAAGAATGTACCAATAACCTAATTGCTTACAATCTCGGACAATTTAGTACCGAAAAGTACACCATTGAAGTTGGCGCTAGCGGTATCCAGTTCCACAATAACGTTCTACAAAATCCGGCAAACGACTATGAGATGAATGCGATTTCAGGATCTGGAATTATAAACGCAACTCATAATTGGTGGGGGACAACGTCAGCTTACCGCATTGGAAATAGTTTACGAGATTCGGACATTGTGATTGGAAATCCAGATATTATATTTGAGCCGTATCTATTCAGCTCTCCATCGCATGTCGAAAGTAGTGAGTATACTTTCGTTATTTTGCATAAAAAGTACACGTGTATTGTTGttgagggttaggattaggcaTAAGAGTATAAATTGGCTGCATCCTGGATGGACCAGCTTTACATTGGTCTCAATCCCAAATGACAGAACTGGTTTTCTGTCAATGGTTGAATGGTCTGGTGAGCTGTTCTCATATTGGCCTGTTCTCATAAGTGACAAAACTTGGTCTCTACCAAGTAATTGGATGCTgtgaccatggaggtatataaataaatggaggatgatccagccaagcctcttttgtactacgttggttatgaccaattattgttgaataggcaatttcaggtttatattgattatgctaagctgattacattgtgaagtctgtttcactggccattgatttcaatggggtaaaatgaagtttatacttattggaaattaagtgctcatgtttcataaaagtttgatatcaaaatctcattttcgccaaaaattgagtgcttaaattgcatcaagaaatcagtcttttgaaaaagaaacaccttatctgttgtcatcttgtgactcctacattttggtcatgaaaaaattgaattaggcctatgacttttttttccaaaagttatgaccccccccgtatatttggaacccctcctccaaagaaaatgatagcctcctaataatattaataatcatttaggcctaaatactgctaattatttattatacaatgagaagtttaatgatgatgatttaggcggcctatacgatttcatgacaatacagaattaaaagtttaaaaacaataacatgacatatccgtcatggcactcaatcaatttgacccgaagcttcaaccaaaatcacgattatcatacactaaactatgagaaactgtttaaacaaagtatatagggcctatacattccatatatcaatttctctctagaaaagattgtctgatcatcacttttgcttgaattccgaagtacttccggtaaatttttctcgctcgtaactcaaatggcccaaattggcccaacataattgtttcacaatcggaaggtaaaaacgttttgctttcatttgcactatatttgaactccctcagacccccttaaaagcttgatatatgaacatgaaaactaagtatatttgtcaagttacggcacaactagtgtagaaaacagtttcataacttgagaacagaacatccgaatttcttcgggttttcgcacgatcatacattgaaactataagctatcaaaactggtgactttgaactagctgattgactagctgacgtcattatacagtctcttttacaaggcttccggtacgggtcattgtagggtcaattcctatgaggaaattttgggagtgataatcaatgaaccatggtagaggctcataaccatcgtggatatcaatagcttggctgaagtggctggtcaattcaagtttggtgactcattgaatagaggtaacgggataatctccacttaggagattagaattctggcgatcattctccatttatttatatacctccatgctgtGACTTAGTATATTACATTACAAAATCGATCCAAATTGATCCAAATTCGATTTAAGCCATGTTTATACAGATGAGTAAAATATCGAACACTTCAATCATCCCCATTAAAAGTAAAAAGTAGTAAatctaaattattaaaattagctTCAGCTGTAGAATTTGAAaccctgaaaaaaaaaccccaaagggTAACCTATGACTCTCTCTCTCGTAACAGTTTATTGTCCTGTTGGATACTTTGCATATGGTAGTGATTGCTTTGGATACAAAGGTGGCGCCGTCAATTTTGACGAAGCAGTGCAGTCTTGCAAGGTACAGTTTCATACATATCGTAATTGTTGGATGTTACCACGTTTAATGCAATCATTTTATGGTACATAAAAGGCAGCTACTGAATTATATATTCGTTCTGTAGTAGATGTTGTTCATGAATATCTCCTACTTTTAGGTACATCTAACAATATACGCGGCCTAAATTAACAATTAAAGTAAAATTAGCCGTTACAATACTATTTTGTCTCGAACTGTTGAGTGGCTTTCTGTCTATCTGTCTTTATGTTGTCTGTCGTGCTGTCCGTCTCTTTCTTCACTCTGTCTGTAACTCTCATATACTCTCATTCACACTCTTTCCCCCTTCTGTCACTTACTCTGTCTCTCTTTCTGTGCTGTCTTTCTGTATGGCTCTCCATCTCCCTTTCTCAGTTCTCTTTGTATTCTGGAAAAACTTATACTATGTATGTGGATGTGGGTGTCTCaatcaaattttgatcttttctCAAGGTCGATGGTGCAATTTTGCCGACTATGCCGTCATTAATATTGCACGAGATTTTGAAAAATCGCACCCAGTACTCTACTTCTCCTAGTGGAATATGGTTATACTACCTTCCTGGCAGCAAAAGTGTTGATCAAACATTGTTCCAAAAGGTATGTACAAAAAGTTATATTATTTTAAATCACCTTTTTATTCTCTTTAATGTTACGACGTCTACAGTTTTATCTCTTTTTATCTTTCACTTTATTATAtctcaaaacatgttaaaatcaggACGTGAAATCATTACAACGGCGTTGTTTTATAATGGAATTATCCGAGTCATCGAATGATTATAGAGTCCGTGAAACTTCGTGTTCGGTAATGCAGCCTTATGTATGCACACGTTCAGCAAGTAAGCGATACCaacttttaccaattttgaattatattaacGAAAGCTACTTAAATTTCATTTAAGATTGTacgatgtaggcctattgttggtcgaaacagcagaaaaaagtagttcacagcatcttgcgaatggtcgtgagctttagcaaaaatttcattgttcaattcatagcgagcgtgtagaagaattcaaatatcacagatatacttttgtaggtcctgtggttcttgagttatattgtaaagagggctgaaacaacaacacttttgtaaaacgtacataactcattaacaacaatatattaagcaagttttgaaatttgtagaatgaatttttgcaaaacaccaaagtattatttttcaataatttattgattcagataatgaaaatcgattttttggctgcttcgaccaacaatacttagtatACCCTTATGTAGTCTTAcaataatattggaaatatttacATAAGTTAAGATACATATAGTGTACATGCAAAAGtcgtgaattaggggttcattcatatattttcatgactaaacgattgtttctGCCCGAGGGCTTTAGAAATAACATTCTGCGTGTTGTTAAGGTAGGGCTTTGAGAAATTGTTGTTATTGTTCTTCACAACTAAAAAATACTgtcattttagaccaaaaacaaCTAATTCCATATCATTTTTAAAAGTTTTCCAATGCttattgtaagaaaacgtttacttgctcagtccaccGTGTTTGGATGCGTGCGAACATTGCGTACATCAttcgcgctttgcgtaaatagctcgcgagcATTCGTGCGTGtatcctactcgcgagcgtcAATAGGTTCTAGCGCGGCTTGTTTATTACCGGATAGCCTGGaacaatatacaaatattgactgctatcactagtggaagttttggatgagaaaacggacattttgatgagaatcggccaaaatggtgagaatttaattttctcattcttttggatgagaaacttcctggtgtgtgtgtcaatcattattgtcttattaaaactggtgggaattgctaatccccgattattattttctcatccgaaagaatgagaaaattaaattctcaccattttggccgattctcatcaaaatgtccgttttctcatccaaaacttccactagtgtaggcatcatgatactctatgtactgctGGCTATCTTTTTCTCGAGTTTTGTCTTAATTTGATTTGCCTGATGACCATGGTCACAACCCCCCCAACAATAGGGCTATCATACTAGCACGTGTTACTTTACGATATTTtagtataggtttttttttttttttaagttattaagcatatataaagaatttaaaaaacgatttttaagaaaatttattttcgggtgctaaattttttcttgagaaaaaggcattttgtgatttttcttgtatTGACGACAAcgttaaagatatttttgttttgattcgtttgtcaaaatggaaactcgggtggctttcaaaatagagtatcatgtgtccacggccatgatgattaagataacaaagtttgaaattgacgatAAAAATCCCTCTTATtgccattttataccaagagattttccaattcagaacaaaatatttgaaccgtattttacgaaaaatttgaattttaagctgttgaaatcccaagtggaaacaaatttggttcattcaggttgcatgagatatgatatgcatagaaatgatcaaaaatgttgGTTTTCTAGCACTTTAGagatatcatattttcaaattactgcagatatctaGTTTTGTCGATTGCGTAGGCCTatgcattttaaacattttgtattgataaatgattgattatcgataatcgataatcgataatcgattatcgattatcgattatcgattttcctccatcaccctcaaccacacaTATTACCCCCCgacctaatcatccttagcgactgcgattgaacatgacagtctgtgatcatcatttgcttgttaggttttagaatttaattgaatattgacaattagtTGATCATTCatggtcggttatcgactgtttaTTACCCCCCcttcccaccaccaccaccaactcaaacactgctttacaacgacatctaccggcgtggcgtgttaaataaagactgcgATCACGAACACCTATAGGCatcatgatactctatgtactgctGGCTA belongs to Amphiura filiformis unplaced genomic scaffold, Afil_fr2py scaffold_199, whole genome shotgun sequence and includes:
- the LOC140145288 gene encoding protein bark beetle-like, translated to MGVKTIHRALFSALISILLFHSASSQSEIGGNITEDATLDISGSPYNVTSTLVIHSNVTLLVDPGVELHFQPNVGAVVRGSLIANGTETDRIKFTGLDGNRSVPIGYHQIRLVDGPTFNEGRLEVFFNGQWGTVCDDYWGSSDSMVACRQLGYLSGSATYSYRYGTTGPIWLDDVGCSGDELVLWNCNHNGIGVHNCGSQYYFLESVLSYTDIEYAGFFFDDDTLQYTILPAITASGIPPFLDNVSVENNFGDGVKFSDLSAETAIIDSRIARNSATGLHVSTVGIGKLYVDGTDISDNGGFGIDYGGNTHPEDSQHYKFCGYGMSVDKYIYLDHATNDFINPNECVQIFQSPPGTTLTAYLVSGSGYSYYSSLEFWNGNTTDDLLASLELYEINGELITTTTNSLRVRVYRDYYYHTSFTLLITVQEDGLDQILFQGNTLANNTCEVVLRIESGVSGVGIIFNISQNTLVDNIPYPFFHREAPFLPVAVVSFDKPNVLFKENIIENPLFPLQLIITGDNFGSHVTADLNWWGTSDEIQIQEYIWDRQDRYEFATIDYFPFLLSADLTDVISPNATRYAVPFVRDDVIGGVVQGNVSLLNGDYYVDRDISIPQSSVLRISSGATLRFSPFSAIFVRGKLIADGNTNHEISFEPHSVTSDNTVSSNATTIRLVDGSTAWEGRLELFVEGEWHSVCGNYWTQENARVACRQLGYSDVLNGYFYPNQPGTGPILNYPVACKGKELDLLDCKPKEDATAWCTSHSYDVSIQCRRPQWAGLVFPANNAVSVLRHVTIEHAGYRHDTNSIISTGAMVVHLHHHEFHNLDILSSSKGVKMLYADPFHAIRPLSTISITNCTGYAFECYSDGVHLENWNIHNCYETYVSPTTNMHTELVKWVEPHDKISTCHLNKTLDLEDSLILSPPLSGSRSCYGIFTISNIYSNGRVGVFVLYSSDYARITVEEQGQTILSISGSTPHDNSVVSEGSTITIQHQPSYSSYYYLFYLIVKGVEGSTEVPTRKQLDTFTITNTNIVHILSSPYGMYFDPSQWTEIIASDVTIKCSSSWYCIYFSRAFEKLSLYKADLTDAFYGLQVYTTPLVISQSSFYDMHVGIDFSGGTAIISNRTMTIEDTRFGSMSQALYIADSYSANVAANIAVHWLIRNCTFSNAQYEGIIISSRSSISSNMVIPRFTIESCDFFETFETTIYVSYGTVFNILISNNIFRENQGTIVNIERADTYSSLSVINNIFEANEAKVLRVPNELPRCHIKDNVFLNNSAPYIVEYFERVPLSSAMTSDFEHIFHGNSLTGNFPTGTSGDHGLTCTIITRHLSGIFQYNIFENEGFLFEFCIGRFTFYNVSASLDATFNDWNAGNDSEIAQKIFDINDWNDRPGVTFSPSLTSESNSLGISLHDSLGESQPLGGMLLQDETLTASESPYFVRSDITIPDNVTLTIGQGVEMRFAPNIGILVMGSLIARGSYNDRIVMTAANLNYTDISWGNIRLQDGPSLWHGRLEIYLNGEWGTVCDDYWDSNDARVVCRQLGMGSPVSYLSRDFTGTPPDRIWLDDVRCTGSETMLSGCPSRGVGIHDCGHHEDVGLECENGLWGGIRIIGNQEVDEPKSILEYVDIINTGYLHNEPYPGLFIRHASPQINNVNILNSSSDGILTDTPVTDFKLQNVTVKNTKSGVVLLKVGNVMLDLDNVTTVENKETGLVVHEEDDNSAFSLCYFKTIPICGPETENLIMVDRSADLHLHNPPKQNYGSATCTVLIQSIRNETLVLQVYIPPKYWYNYINIYDHETSKHLGTATYYYAYHVTVVSPPETRTLRIYSYHAQRYGQEAYIRITTSDKNRLVKHTIRDSIVAENKRGGITYNIVPNGLIYGVSTMLPYSCRIYIERCQFLSNEASVGDHVIAFRINGESRFNMENCLMNGNTKLGGIELYLDDDSYSNKTMHRILNNEFKYNTQGEGMVFVEGIGSNLGDFIQIHGNLLLHNTPIDTASMVEFNGVYVNLDSNTAYNNTGKRLLLIKQGTIPPEPQECTNNLIAYNLGQFSTEKYTIEVGASGIQFHNNVLQNPANDYEMNAISGSGIINATHNWWGTTSAYRIGNSLRDSDIVIGNPDIIFEPYLFSSPSHVESRVKCPNNCYGKGVCHGTTCVCSKGWKGDDCAEFHCQDVKDCSGFGTCVGPNQCKCRAGWQG